In Triticum urartu cultivar G1812 chromosome 6, Tu2.1, whole genome shotgun sequence, the following proteins share a genomic window:
- the LOC125515282 gene encoding uncharacterized protein LOC125515282, whose amino-acid sequence MGITRAHIVKNDSLEDRLGDYVGGKPRRASLGAAAKHSSRLVAALTCLQLAFAIYATFLLYYMSPAVDLRAKPDFAWATRIAQRWKQSIMPDGGGDLLLSPQEVCEHESIEFEQKKSTDALMIRLKRELYDEVLAFQRRSFAAETLPELLRMRSRWPSPPSDEAGRPRVTVILNHFKRRTLCAQLDTLRRQTLPFHRAWVLAFGSPNEASLRRIVESYNDTRVSFVASGYDFKYYGRFQMALQAESDFVYVLDDDMIPGTRMLEILCHVAGTDKYRNAVLGSIGRILPFRGKDFTFPSYRKFRSREAGLYLPDPAYDITVDRIVQVDFLSSSWFLATELVKTLFIETPFTFMTGEDLHLSYQLQKYMGAGSFVLPVDPADKETWGDSEHRLAYVSETTVIFKDIVTVRDEQWWRALTSGYVTQWAAMNPQKVDALFYAHSLAEVRALAPLLEKFRTTAGRKAYLVVSGGGHCPCEEAAAVLKWPKVVCKERRFKVFDLALGALSGPSHSDVPVLQAVYSSMRGLVRMHNPSVIVAVADVDGKVKEALRMAADAAVNQTALVLLPRKTIPKVLWMATLRPASLPNWNKMRISVNIITQTRAGSLQRLLSSLKNAYYLGDEVPISFNMDSKVDAATLNTVNAFAWPHGGKTLRRRIIQGGLIRAVSESWYPASDDDYGLLLEDDIEVSPYYYLWVKYALLAYRYDPTVSLPELSSISLYTPRLVEVTKERPRWNATAFFGATKHGANTPYLHQLPCSWGAVFFPKHWREFYAYMAARFTEDAKTNPVQIPRSRTNGWQASWKKFLIDMMYLRGYVSLYPNFPNQTSFSTNHMEPGAHISAKDNKLKHDKGDFEVPLVADDFAPLLPSGKMPPASKLPVLNLFNQPVSIKGLKAAGAKLRQDVLSCIATQQVSVDHVTGLPKNCTAF is encoded by the exons ATGGGCATCACCCGCGCGCACATCGTGAAGAACGACTCCCTGGAGGACAGGCTGGGCGACTACGTCGGCGGCAAGCCGAGGCGCGCGTCGTTGGGGGCGGCGGCGAAGCACTCGTCGCGCCTCGTGGCGGCGCTCACCTGCCTCCAGCTCGCCTTCGCCATCTACGCCACCTTCCTGCTCTACTACATGAGCCCCGCCGTGGACCTCCGCGCCAAGCCCGACTTCGCCTGGGCCACCCGCATCGCGCAGCGCTGGAAGCAGAGCATCATgcccgacggcggcggcgacctgCTGTTGTCGCCGCAGGAGGTGTGCGAGCACGAAAGCATCGAGTTCGAGCAGAAGAAGTCCACCGACGCGCTCATGATCCGCCTCAAGCGCGAGCTCTACGACGAGGTGCTCGCCTTCCAGCGCCGCTCCTTCGCCGCCGAGACGCTCCCCGAGCTCCTCCGCATGCGCTCCCGCTGGCCCTCGCCGCCGTCCGACGAGGCCGGCCGGCCGCGGGTCACGGTCATCCTCAACCACTTCAAGCGGCGCACGCTGTGCGCGCAGCTGGACACGCTCCGGCGGCAGACGCTGCCGTTCCACCGCGCCTGGGTGCTCGCCTTCGGGAGCCCCAACGAGGCCTCGCTCCGGCGCATCGTCGAGAGCTACAACGACACCCGCGTCAGCTTCGTCGCCTCCGGCTACGACTTCAAGTACTACGGCCGCTTCCAGATGGCGCTGCAGGCCGAGTCCGACTTCGTCTACGTCCTCGACGACGACATGATCCCCGGCACCCGCATGCTCGAGATCCTCTGCCACGTCGCCGGCACCGACAAGTACCGCAACGCCGTGCTAGGCAGCATCGGCCGCATCCTCCCCTTCCGGGGCAAGGACTTCACCTTCCCCAGCTACCGCAAGTTCCGCTCCCGGGAGGCCGGGCTCTACCTCCCCGACCCGGCCTACGACATCACCGTCGACCGGATCGTGCAGGTGGACTTCCTCTCCAGCTCATGGTTCCTCGCCACGGAGCTCGTCAAGACGCTCTTCATCGAGACGCCCTTCACCTTCATGACCGGCGAGGACCTGCACCTCAGCTACCAGCTGCAGAAGTACATGGGCGCCGGCTCCTTCGTGCTCCCCGTCGACCCCGCCGACAAGGAGACGTGGGGGGACAGCGAGCACCGCCTGGCCTACGTCTCCGAGACGACAGTCATCTTCAAGGACATCGTGACCGTGCGGGACGAGCAGTGGTGGCGCGCGCTCACCTCCGGCTACGTGACGCAGTGGGCGGCCATGAACCCGCAGAAGGTGGACGCGCTCTTCTACGCGCACTCCCTCGCCGAGGTCAGGGCGCTGGCGCCGCTGCTGGAGAAGTTCCGCACCACCGCCGGCCGGAAGGCGTACCTCGTCGTGTCCGGTGGCGGGCACTGCCCCTGCGAGGAGGCCGCGGCCGTGCTCAAGTGGCCCAAGGTGGTGTGCAAGGAGCGGCGGTTCAAGGTGTTCGACCTGGCCCTCGGCGCGCTCTCTGGCCCGTCCCATTCCGACGTGCCCGTGCTGCAGGCCGTCTACTCCAGCATGCGCGGCCTCGTCCGGATGCACAACCCCAGCGTCATCGTCGCGGTGGCCGACGTCGACGGTAAGGTCAAGGAAGCGCTCCGCATGGCCGCCGACGCCGCTGTCAACCAAACCGCACTCGTCCTCCTCCCTAGAAAGACCATCCCCAAGGTGCTCTGGATGGCCACCCTCCGCCCTGCCTCACTCCCAA ACTGGAACAAGATGAGGATCTCGGTGAACATCATCACGCAGACGCGCGCGGGGTCCCTGCAGCGGCTACTCAGCTCGCTGAAGAACGCCTACTACCTGGGCGACGAGGTGCCGATCAGCTTCAACATGGACAGCAAGGTGGACGCAGCGACCCTCAACACGGTGAACGCCTTCGCCTGGCCGCACGGCGGCAAGACGCTGCGCCGCCGCATCATCCAGGGCGGCCTCATCCGCGCCGTCAGCGAGAGCTGGTACCCGGCCTCCGACGACGACTACGGGCTCCTCCTCGAGGACGACATCGAGGTGTCCCCCTACTACTACCTCTGGGTCAAGTACGCCCTCCTCGCCTACCGCTACGACCCCACCGTCTCCCTCCCGGAGCTCTCCTCCATCTCGCTCTACACGCCCCGCCTCGTCGAGGTCACCAAGGAGCGGCCGCGCTGGAACGCCACCGCCTTCTTTGGCGCCACCAAGCATGGCGCCAACACCCCCTACCTCCACCAGCTCCCCTGCAGCTGGGGCGCCGTCTTCTTCCCCAAGCACTGGCGCGAGTTCTACGCCTACATGGCGGCACGCTTCACGGAGGACGCCAAGACGAACCCGGTGCAGATCCCGAGGTCACGCACCAACGGCTGGCAGGCGTCATGGAAGAAGTTCCTCATCGACATGATGTACCTTAGGGGGTACGTCAGCCTCTACCCAAACTTCCCCAACCAGACCAGCTTCTCCACCAACCACATGGAGCCCGGCGCCCACATCAGCGCCAAGGACAACAAGCTCAAGCATGACAAGGGCGACTTCGAGGTGCCGCTCGTCGCCGACGACTTCGCGCCGCTCCTGCCGTCGGGCAAGATGCCGCCGGCGTCCAAGCTCCCCGTGCTGAACCTCTTCAACCAGCCCGTGTCCATCAAGGGGCTCAAGGCCGCCGGGGCCAAGCTCCGGCAGGACGTCCTCAGCTGCATCGCCACCCAGCAAGTCTCCGTCGACCACGTCACCGGCTTGCCCAAGAACTGCACCGCCTTCTGA